Within Trichoderma atroviride chromosome 2, complete sequence, the genomic segment ATCCGAGGGCCCAGCATTGCCGGGACCGGGAATCGTAAATACGGTTCCGTTGGCAACAGGGTTCAGGTTTGTGTCGGTGGAGTTGCTGATCCACGAATCCTCCGGAAAGAgaacctgctgcttctggagaGAGCCGGTCAGACCCTGGTATGGGACGGAAAGATGCGAACCATCGGTACCGTTGACCGTGATGTAACCCGACCACAGGCCAAGGCGCTTGGCATCCACGCCTCGGGGAGGTGTAGGGAAGACATCGACTGTGATTGACCGTCCGGCAGGTACAGTCACCTGCTGCTGACTGAGCCTCACGGAGGCGTGAGACGCAACGGCGTCGTTGGGGAAGGGAGCTGCGTAGCCGCTGCTGTTCGCCAGGGTGTAGAACGTGTCAGTGGGAACATGGCCAATCTTGTAGGTGACTCTGTTCTTGCTGGTGTTCTTCAGAGTGATTTGTCGCTTTGAAATGAAGTGGTCGGTGTCGTTGAACGACAGACTGGATGGGGAGAGAAGAGTGGTCGCAAAGGCTGCATCGTAGGCCTGGATGAGGCCACCGCCTTGCTGAGCAACAGGGGCGAGGAAGTCGTAGAACTGGGTACCATCGTTGAACAGCTGTGGGTTGGCAGTAGTAGCCAGAAGATTCTCAAGCAGGACAGGGTCAAAGCTGGAGCGGGCTTGAGCCAccagagcaacagcagcagcagtcaaTGGACAGGCCATTGATGTGCCGGAGAGGGTTGCATAGCCACCAAGAGCAACGGGATAGGTAGACAAGATGTTGCCGCCCGGAGAGCTGATCTGGGGCTTGACGTCCATCTCCCAGGTAGGGCCCCAGCTCGTGTAAGTGCTGAGGGCGCCGCCAGTCGCCTTGTTGTCAGCAAACTGAACCTGCTTGGTAGCTTCGTTTAGAGCAACCATTGACAGAGTAACAGTCTTTccggccttgatggcagcaaTCCAAGTCGCTCCGGTGGAATCCTCGACCATGCCGGCGCCGATAATCTGAGGCACAGAGCTGACTTCGACCGACAAGGCGCCTGCAATGGTGTTGTAGTAGAGGAGATACTTGCCGCCCTTGGCAGCAACGTTTTGAGCCTTTTGGACAAAAGTGCAGGAACCTCGGCGAACAAGGACAATATGGTCTGACAAATCAGGGGTGTTGTCAGGCAGAGGAGAGCATCCATCGTCTGCAATCGTCGTGTCGAGTGTCAAAGCATAGACGGGCTTGGTGACGCCCTTCCAGCCTTCTGCTCCCTTGGACGAAGGAACGTAGCCAAACTTTGTGTCAGCACCGCTATCAATCTTGTAGCTGGAGAGCGAAAAGACGGTTGGGATGTTCTGGTTATCAACGGAAGCAACAGCGAGGACCTTTTTGCCGTTGGCCGCCGTACTGGCGTAGAAAAGGCCGTGGTCGCCATCGTTGCCGGCAGAGACTGTGCATGGAACGCCAGCGTTGACGATTCGGGTGACAGCAACAGCCCATGGCTCCTCGGCCCAGCCAGACGGACCTCCGATGGAGGCTGTGATGATTTGAGCGCCGTCTTCAAAGGCCTTGTTGTATGCGGCGATCAAGACATCATTGCCGGCTTGGCCTTCACAGCCAAAAACCCGATACGCGCCGAGAGTTACATCAGGAGCACCACCCGTGAACCCGTATTGATTCTTCTGCGCAGCAATGATGCCGGCAACGTGAGTGCCGTGGCCGGCGCAGTCCTTGGGATCATTGTCAGGCACAGGAGTATTGAAGCCGCTATAGTTGTCGCCGACCAAGTCGGTACCAAAAGACACCAAACAACCTGCGCCATAGCAGCCGCCCAGAGCAGGGTGCGTATAATCAATCTAGCATCTCATTAGCTTTATGTCTAGCGAAGAGCCAGCTACAGAAGATTGATTGGTTTCCACTTACACCTGTGTCAATCACCGCAACCTTGACGCCCTTGCCGGTGTAACCCTTTGCCCGCAGCTTGTCGATCTGGACCATCTTGTGGGGAGGAAAGTTGCCATCGTCTGTCGGGGGCGGGTACACATCTCTAGACTGGATACTGGGAAGAGAGTTGGTACCGGCAACCCACTCGACTTTCGGATTGGGGGCCTGGATAAGGGTCACCGGCCACATGTTCTTCACGGCGGGCAGCTGGGCCATCTTCTGCGCTTTGTCTTCATGATTGGAAAGATCTTTGAGTTGGACCGAGACACCTTTGAACAGCTTGTAGTCGAACTTCATGCGGGTCGACCCTTCGCCATTGAGCTGCTTATAGAATTCGGCAGTGTCCTAATTGCGCTTCATTAATATTTCTACACTCGTCGCTGCGGCGCTATATGCCAATAGCTGAGGGAACAACTCACATGGTCATTCTCGAACTCAAAGATGTAGGCGCCCGGGACAATTTTTGATGCGTGACCAGAGCCGCGAGCTATGGCTCCGGTTATGgtcgccagcagcgacacAAACAAAGCTGAGCGAACCATCGTGGAGTGTTGCTTGCTTGTAGGTCAAGGTGCTACAGCAGCGCAATGCTTGGAAAAGGACGCGTCgtgacgacgacaatgacgACAATGACGTACACCAGGCTGCGAGCAACCAGAACGCTGTCCTCTACTTCACTAGATCAGCCATCGAGGCGATGGGACACCCCGAATATAAGTAGTCGCTCCCTCGAAATAAGACCATGGACCCTGCAGTCGGCTGGAGCCGTCGAACCCGGTTTGGTCCAGAcatttctctccatcatggGCCTTTCATCGCTACGACGGCTTAGAACACGATGTTGGACGCGCACTGATGCGGTAGCCAAGACACGGCCAACGGTCATTGGGGGACTTGGAAGCTCTCATTACCCCCCCTGCAGCTGAAGCTTCAGGGGTCCGAGACCTTTTGTTCCATGCTAGCCGCACATGATATTGGTGGCTGTCTTTTTGTAGCACAGATTGCATCCGCCAAGATCAATATCTCATATTAACTGGCTCAGTGGACAACGGAATTGAGCACGCGATGAGAATGTCTGCGGAGCTAATCTCTCACCGGCCGGCATACATTAGATCGAAATCGCCACTATTTATTTTTGCCTGCCTCATTGGGACGGTCTGCCGTGGCGATGGGTCTCTAGACAATGCTTGGGCCACACAGTAGTCCCAGCTACGAGGCGGAGTTGGTCGGTAGCCGCCGATACACCGTACTTGGATAGTACTGAGTGTGCGATATCAGTCTATTACCTGGATTTTTGGTGCTCATTGTATTACATGCCATATCTGGCGCATGACTTGTAAGTCTTTATCAACGTAGGGGAGAACAGAGTTCCTTGGGAATCTGCAACTCTAATTTAGTGGTGAAAAGGGCTCGTAGTGCAAGCCACGAGCGAGAACCAGTTTTCGGGAACCTACAGGCCTGCACGGCTATTTGCATAGAGACAATATAAAGAAGCTCTTTCACGACCAACAGCAGAATCCCATGTCTAACTATACATGGTGAGGATAGCCATAATGCGACCCAGTAAATACCCATTCTAGGAAGCAATCTTTCGGCCGGAATGCGCCGCGAGGCGTaagacgatgatggtgcGGAACCACCTCGATATCCCGAGCGACGGGCTGTTTCCAGCCAGCTCATTCATGCCGTACGACACTACTAAACCAATTTGCTACTGTGCTATGCCGGGGACCAAGCACGCAAGGAGCCGTAGATGGTCGTATCAGGCCCGCGAATGGCACAGGAACACGCTATTATTTGAAGCGGTTGTCGGCTCTCATGCAGGTCAAATTAGATGCCCTATTCCCAGTAAGCTTGATTATTAGCTATTCTTACCGAGCAGTGCTACTCCGCACTCGGCCGTCGGTATGGAGTCTATCGCTGGCGTTGTACCATCACCCTTGTCGCTTGAGCAAGTCTCGGCATCCACTTCTGCTCGCCATTGGTGAAGCTGCTTGTAGGATTGTACCAGATATAGAAAAGCACCGACTTTCAGGCAATCTCGTTTCAGATACGGATAACTGCATACGGATATGCAGAGATCATTTAAATCGCAGCTATGAGTGTAAACCGTACAGCTACAGCGGCGAACGGGATACAGGGGACATGGGAGGTCTACGAGTAGAGAGATGGTGGAGATATAGTGCCGTTCACATGCCCTGTTTGTCAACCCAAAGATCCCGTTTGCAGCTGAGCATTGACCGGGTCTTGCATGGACTTTTGTATTTGCTCCTAGCTCATTCAGTAAGGTCGCAAATGAGCTTGCTGGTTGGTGCTCGTCGTGGCTGACTCCCAACGGGTACCTTTTTAACCTTGCCGCACGCCAAGATAGCGCTGTCTTAATAATATGGGGCTGCTCTCGACTCTATCTTAGTGCTGCAACGCTGATCGTTGCAGGGAAGAATACAAATGGGTTCAGTGTAATTTCATTTTTACAAGATGCTCTACAGGTAGACTAGTCGTTGCCAGTGACTGAGCCTGAGCGATAACCAGCGCAGATGGATGGTTTGGCCATGACTGATGGCCGTGCCAAGTCAGTAGACTAGATTCTACTCATAAGTGAAGAGAGATGCCTGAACGGACTTTGCCGAAAGATTGGCCAACAAGGTTGGAACGTCGAAGCGTGCGGAGAACCCAGACCATTTATCTAATAAACGTATAGGCCATGGATTGCGATTTCAACATAGACAAGGGCTGATTAACATTTTGACAGACGAGGCACAGGGATCTTTTCCTTCACAGCCGCAGCGCTACCCCAGATTCGGCATTTAGAAAAAAGTTCCTCGGAGGGCGCCCTTTCGACACATTGCATACAAGTAGACGCTCTTGGCATACTAAGATGGCGACAAAAATCCCTGGAGTTTTTAAAGTGGCAAAAGTCCTACTGGGCTATCTCTTGGCTATCTATTCACTGGGTCGCGTTTTACACTGGCTGTAATTGACGCGCCCCATCTCATTGGATGAAGCTAATAATTCCAGAATGTCTTTGGCAATATGTAACTAGTTTGCTATATAATCGCTTCTCAAGATCACATCCTAGTGGATTACTAGTGAATTTGTGTGCTCAACGGAAGACTCAAACTGGATATCTATCTTGCTCTAGGCCAACCGTTAAAGTTGGTCGTGCCTTGGTCATTCCGCCAACCGCAGTGACAAAATCTACAGACTGGACATTACATACTTGAGAGAGATAGTCAAATGCGCTCCCAATACATACATATTTGGAGGGCTTTTGAAGGGCAGGAATCGCCGAGCATGGGTGAGACAGCTGTGGACAATATGGGACCCGGTTTCTGCTCTTCAAAAAGCGCAACTCTATCTGCCCAAATGGCAAAAGCCGACAAGTGCATGGCAAAAACCATATGCGTGGAGCGCTGATTTGTGTTCAATCGCGATAGCAGTTGAGGCTCCCGAGCCCTGCTTCATTCAGTTATAGGTTTGCCACTCGCGACGCCTGTACTACCTCATCGTAAAACGAGCAATATAGTATCCATGTTCTAAGCATATGAGCCATACTATCTAGACATGCACGATATCCTGTTGTAGGAAGCAGTGAATCTTTATTCCGGCTGTCACAGGCTTGAAATGTAGCCAAGTATCTAAGCTTGGTTAATTCAACAGCCATGCTTCAACGACTGGGTTGAAGGAAGAAACAATTGTTTGATGTAGCCCAAAAGAGCTAAACGGTATAGCGTCGTAGGATGAATGCTATCCTAAGTTCATAATAGTTGCGTTGATCAACTAAGCATCTTTATCACGTCTCGTATAGTGGGATAAGCTACATCCACTCAAAGGCTATCTACGCATATTTCAACTTCCGATTATAGCATCTATCGCCCGTTTTTATCGGCAGCCAGAATGGTAAACTTAATAGCCTGATAGAATATTGTCCTGCCTTTATTTATAAATCCAAATCTAGTTACGCTTCATTATTACCCTCATCTTCTAGCTACAAATGATTTGTCTTTCATTTCACTCCCCCCTACCTATTCACCTACCCTACTAGCTTGCCTTCAAATCTCTTTTCAGCCTAGTGTCCTCATCTCATTCACAGTTTCCAATCCTATTTTCATCGCTTCGTCTTTATAACCTTGCACCTCATATAGGTATTCTCTCACTTTACTATACAATATCCTCGCTGTTTTCCGCTAGACGGAAACAAGAGAGGAAACTTGCGGAATCGCTGAGTCAGAAACCCCGAAGCGACGCGCTTATCCCCGGAGCCAATGCAGCCCTAGAGCGCTAGAGACATTTTGTCTGGGGCAACAGTCGCCCGAAATGTTACGAGTATAAGCTTGGAGACAGTGAACGGGCGTCGTTAATACGCGGGAGCGAGACCCGCTGGTGTCACGTATAGTCATGAGGATATAGTATCCAGAACTTGCTTGCGAGGCAAAAGAAGCTCACGAACAGTATAATGCAGGCCAACACAGCACTTCATAGCTGTATAAACAATAGCAACATATAACTTATTTGCGTATTGACAAGTTTAATTTGCAGATGTAAAGTTCTCCTATCGTTGGTCCAATTGTTTAGCCGGTGTTTTCTCACTTAAACTACATGTAATCACGCAAGATGTACTCAAGGATATATATCGGTATCTTCAAATTAATGCCCTCTCTACCAGTGCTTCTCTGAAATGTCTACCGTGTTCACATCGACACCGTCCTTGAAccacctctcttcttctctaatCTTTACATCATTTCCACTCATCTGGCGCTTCCTCATCAGCCCATTCTCCGCAAAAGTCCAGTCCTCGAGGCCATAAGTGCGCCACCACTGTCCAGCCTCATCGTACCACTCATACCAGAATTGCACTGCAATCTTGTTATCTGTAAAGGCAAAGAGCTCCTTTCGCAGGCGATagccattttctctcttccatttgTCTGCGAGAAACTTTTGAATCTCGTCACGGCCCTGCAGAAATGTGCCACGGTTGCGCCAGATAGAGTCTGGAGTGTACGCCATTTTGACGCCGTCTGGGTTTCTACAACTTCTGGTAAGCAAAGCCAAGTAGTAAAAAGAGACGGTTTGTGGTATACGAACCTGGTGTTCCACCCATCTTGTGCGGCTTTGACTTTTATTTGCGCCGTCTCCGCCGTGAATGGGGGGGTATGGAGCTCGTCCTTCCTGCGCGGCCATTGTGAGTAGATGTAGTTGTGAGGAATTGCTTTAGTTGTGGAGTTGTataaaagaatgaagaagaagaaactttGGGTATTCCACATATGTCTGCcctatatttatataaaatccgagcttccttctcttcgtAGTTATACGTCTTACCTCAGCACCGCAGATACAGCAGCGCCGCTTAGTCCCAGTTCTACAGCGCTATTATTACAGCGTCATAATATTTGCTTTAGCTCGGGTTGCATCATGGCCTCTCGCGTTTCGCCAGCGGCacggcagcggcatcgtTGTCGGGACGGCTGTCGGCATTTGCAGAAAGCTGCGCCATTTCCGCGGTATCCGCACAGAAGCCAAAAAACCTTGTTGACTGCTATAGCTATTGTACAGCAGGATTTGGAATTGGAATGCGCCATTTGTGCCAAGTTGAACAAGTTTAGCAATTTGATGGTGGGGTATTAAGGACTAAGTAATTGACGCCGTTGGAACTTGAGAGTTCTGTACAATGCCGAACTTGAGCCCGAGTAAGTTGCTCTTTCAACTCTTTTGACACATTCAAGTAATGCATACAGGAACACAAAGACAAATAATTGCAACCTTTTAAAATAGTGTTATACAAGATTCGATTGGTTTACACATTCATGGCTAGCTAGCTGTACAAACTTCATGTGATCCTCTAAGCTGCACCCTGAGTTATACAGCGTACTCATTTCTATGACCCATTCCTATTTCCCATGGGCTTCTTAAAGTCGTCCTCAAGCGGAAGTCAAAGTGCCGGCCTCAATGTTGTTGCCAACAGGGTCGTGGATGAAAGCAGCGTAGTACTGAGGGTGAATTCCAGCTCGGATTCCGGGAGCTCCATTGTCCTTTGCGCCggcagaaagagaagcagagtgGAAAGCATCAACTGCCTTGGTATCTAAATCATAATAGTTAGAAGCTATACTTGTTGAATAGTTGCACATGACTATGTGTAATGAGAATATCTTTGTCCTTACCAGCTGCTTGGAAAGCGACGTGAGCGTAGCCGGGCTTGTCGCTGGACAGCAGGACAAACTCAGGCCCAGCGGTGCCAAAGCCAACCATACCCTCTGGGAAGCCAGGAAGGACATTCAGTCCGAGAGTCTTGAGAGCACTGGTGTAGAACTGAACGGTGGGAGCAAAGTCAGCCTTGGCGACTCTGATGAGAACGTGTCCGATAGGCATTGTAGCGGATTGAAAGGTTGTAAATTtagtaaaaagaagaggttgTGAATGTGTTAGGTTGTATTGATTGAAGTTGAATGTCTGTTGAGTGAATTGTATTTCGACTCTAGAGAGGAATACTCGACAGCCTTATATACTCGATTCCGAGACGCCGTTTAGGTAGAGCCATCTCATAACGCCCACCACGAATGATGATAAACCGCAAGTCTTGTAAATCGAATACCCGAAATCCATCGATGATTACACATCTTTCATCACCAGCCCCAACTTCAATGCATCTAGTTGCATCATCAGCTATGACTTCTCTGGTGTTCCACGAAGATCAAGCTTTGGCGGAGGAGCCCGAATGGCGACGCTAATACCATCTCGGTAGCCAGTACCCCTGTCCTTTTAGTGGCCGCCGGCGGCACGTTGGACGGCAGAGACTCCGTTGGACTTTTGAAAGAAATAGAGTGGGCACTAAACTCATTCAAGAGGCCAGTACCCTGGTTCTGAGTTGCCGTTGCAAGCTTCAGTATACCTATGTATATTCTAATTGGAATCTTTTGATACAAATGAAGCAGTTGCTTATAAGCTGTTGAACTAATACCAAATGGTTAAGTCGTGGGGAATAGCCTATCCGTCACGATTACAATTCAGAGTAGCTATACAATACCCGAGTGTAATTCAGCCCAACATGCCAAGAAATGTTACAATACATTACAAATAAAACCCTCGCCTGATAGAAAATATTCCAAATGCCCATTCATCTCTTGTCGAATCAAGGCGTCTCCCAATTCATTCTGCGACACCAATCGGTAAAGACTTCTTTCGGCAACAGAGGAGATCTAGTCGAAGGCTCAAGCTGCGCGTTTTTACACCAGTCATTCCACTTTGTTGCTGTGGCTTGGGCAGTCCTTGCAACACTGAGTTTGATTGCCATGAAAAGCTCTGCCTGAGATTCATTCGACAAACTCATCTTTTTGATCTGAAGGATTTTCGATGCAAACTTCTGCGCCGTCTCTTCGCAATAAGCATTCGCTATCGGGTCCAAGCTGAAGAGCAATCGATTGATTACAATGGAGACGGCAAAGCTGAACCCGAGAGCCTCATGCTGCCTGTCTGTATCTATCACCATATTAGGACAGCCCGCCGCGGCCGATCCAAAATACTCTTCCTGCCATTGTAAGCATGCCAGCCGGAGTCGATGTAGATTGCTCGTCACGTCGTCAAACCAATAGTCTGGAATATCGTCGCGAGTGACGCAAATGATTTGTGTCGTTTTATGGAAATACTCTGGCACATGGCATACGTTGGTCAACAGAGCCACAATTGGCTCACTCCTATCGTTGAAAAGATTGTCATTTGTAGGTATTGCGCGCAGCACGGCTTGCCATGGGCCATCACTTAGGAAGCAACTCTGATTAACATTAAGCGCGTCGTGGAACTGGTCACATGGTTAGTCATACAGATCTTGCGCTAGATCGATCTTTGCGGAGATGGCAGGAGAAGATTACAATTTGACCAACATGGGATAGCAGTAGTGCCTTTTCGAAGTCACTCTGACAGCGTTCAGGACCGCGAAGCTTAATCAGTGCTGCTGCCCCTGAGGAGTGATAGTTCCAAGCGTCTTCAGTCGACATTTTCAACAACTATGTAACTTTATAAGCAGAGTGACTCAAGATATCTGTATACGCGTAATAGTTTACCTCGTATATTCCAAGCAGCTCCGTGGCACAGAGCACGTCTGGCCCAAGACATGCGTCAGGACACTGCAGCTCGGCTTGAAGATCCGCCAATGCTTCCGAATACAGCTTCAATATGCTGCCGGATACCGGCTCCGATGGTGAAGCGAGCCATTGCTGGGCTCTGGCGGCCACACATACAGCAGCCTTGTCCAGAGCACCGTTTTGCCCGATGCGGCCTGGCAGATAGTTCAAGTATGACCAATGCCGGCGGCCGAGAACGTCGCTTAACATATCAGGCTTGCTGGCAAGAGAGCTCGCCGTTGCATAGCTGATGTGGAATGAGGTCAGTTGTGACAgatcaagaagatcaaagTTGTATCGCGTCCTCAGTCTCTCGTATGAGCAGCTCGGTAGGCTCGGTACAATGGCCCGAATTGCCTCCCAAGCGGCATAATAtctctcttcactctcttttTCGTTGATGATTCCAACTGGATATTGTATCAGGTTATGCTGTCCATAACCGCCTCGTTTTCGTCTGGCATGGGCAGGCTTGCTCATAGCCTGCTTCCGTATAAGTTTCCTGGCTTGTTTGTCATCGGGGATCAGCCGATTGGTTGCCGTAATAAAAACAAGGTCGGGCATGTTGTCTGGGTTGGCGATGAGGAATTAATTCTACGAGTATACATGAGAACCTTGCAGAAAATACGGAGAATATTCAGCTAGATCTGGGAAATTTCGAAAAGGATTCATGAGACCGCGTTTAAGAAGTTCAGTCTTGAAGTGCCATGAATGCTGACTCTTTAGCGTATTCGGGGAGCTACGCTTGACAACGGGGataaggaaaagaagagtggCGTATGATGCGGGGCAGCAAAATGACAAGGGTACTGGTTTCCATAACAGGAATGGTGTTTTGCTTGTATCCCAAGGGTGGAAGAATGATTATGGGTATTAAAGACTCGCTATGGACCATGGCAAAAACCAATACTTTTGCTCTTTGAATTCCCGAAATCATACTACGGGGATAACTCGGTATACAGTACTATGGGATGCCATCTTTCGTACCTATGGAATCATGCATATTCAGCCTTGAAGGGACTTGATTGATGACTTACCCAGACAAAACCGGCCGCTGAATTGCTGCTTGGCCATTATCGAAAATGACGGCGCATTGACAACCGTTCAGATGAGCTCACATAGTGAATGCATCGAAAGATTGATGACTAACAAGCTCATATCTCACAGTAGCACTTAGAAAACCAAACGCAGCTTCCATTGTCACGAATTTCCAGAAATTGGTGGCCTTCAGGACGATGGTTCACGCATCCTTTTTCAGCAGACGAGAAGTGGGTAGCCGGCCCTCTCACTTCGACTCACCGATCCCTATCCAGCAATATTTTCTTCGATAGGAATTGAAGcttcatgatgatggatCTTGGGTGGATATGAGGTTTGCCTACGGAAATGCTTCATGCTCTACCTCCCTCTCTCGCTCCTTCTATATTCGGAGGATTTCTTGCTCGCTGAGATACGGCCGTCAACAATGATAGAAACTCCAAGTTTCGGCTTGGAATCTCCATGCTGCCGAATCTATCCCATTCATTCATCGTGGTTGGTATCCGACTAAGGTAGCAAGGAGGGGACAGAAAAACAGGGAATAAGACGATTTTGAACACCCACGCCGAAATTATACACATACAATCTCGAGAGTCTTCTTTTGAAAAAGATGTGCATATTATAGCGGATTACGCACATATTCATTTTGCGGTCCCTGTTTTTTTGTCCACCGCTTGGGTAGCTACAAAGCTTGCTGAAGCTGTACCCATGCAGAGAAAAAGGCTCTAGCAAGTACGTAGAAAGCTCAGCAGTCTCAAAGCGAATAGAGAGCGTCATGCATTCATCCGGCGTACATAGCAACTTGAGGAGGAAAGCACGTGAAGTAGGCATAGCTCGCCCTGGTGGGCATTAGTTCTGAAGTTTTTCAATGTAGATGTAATGGTCACAGCCTTCAAAAAACGTTGATTATAGCATTATCAACAGAGTCGAGGTCGCAGGCCCAACAATTGGGTTGACCGTCGTCCAACTTCCCAAAGAAGCTGGCTCTGGCAAAGACTTGAAAGGGAAATACACGTTGGATCAGCCAGTTGACCAAAGTTTAGGAGTCACAAGTCCTGAGTATGTGACTTCAAGTATTTATACATatgaatgaagaagagaaagtcgCTGAAATATATAATGAACACATTGAAGCGATAGAAACTTAAGTACATCTATGCAAACAAAGTAAACTACGATCAAGACCGCTTGGAAACTTGTTTCGCGGATTTCCGTGAAGTTCTCTATCGGCTGCTTTGTAATACCGTTGGGATGAGATTCAAAACGGTTATGCGGACTGTTCTCCGCACTAGGTGCGGAATTCGGAAGGTGGCGATTAGACAACTTGGTCGGGAAATCCGCCAGGGCCTATGATGTACAGTTTACGGATACGTTGGTAATATTTCAGACAGACAGTTTATTGGAAATTATGTGATGAAAACCGCAATCGCCATTTTTAATGCAAACAGACGACTTCATCGTTCACGGAGAGCCGTGAATAGTATCGGAATTTATAATCATGTGTTTCAAGTTGAATCTAGGTAGTCAACTTGTGCCTTAATGACAACAATGAAAATGAAACTATAAAGATCCAATCGAACGGTCTCCAAACCAATCCTATTCACTCAGTATCAACATCTTTCACTTGACTTCAACAAAAACATGACTGCAGACACTCTTTCGCTCAAAGGCAAGACTGCCTTGATCACCGGCTCCGGC encodes:
- a CDS encoding uncharacterized protein (EggNog:ENOG41~MEROPS:MER0047718) translates to MVEDSTGATWIAAIKAGKTVTLSMVALNEATKQVQFADNKATGGALSTYTSWGPTWEMDVKPQISSPGGNILSTYPVALGGYATLSGTSMACPLTAAAVALVAQARSSFDPVLLENLLATTANPQLFNDGTQFYDFLAPVAQQGGGLIQAYDAAFATTLLSPSSLSFNDTDHFISKRQITLKNTSKNRVTYKIGHVPTDTFYTLANSSGYAAPFPNDAVASHASVRLSQQQVTVPAGRSITVDVFPTPPRGVDAKRLGLWSGYITVNGTDGSHLSVPYQGLTGSLQKQQVLFPEDSWISNSTDTNLNPVANGTVFTIPGPGNAGPSDVLPALVVSPALGTRLVRADLVLLSAPPHGSKITTKKFFDTTSIGQPSGSPLLWQSRGPTPISWSGELTDNKFAPPWNV
- a CDS encoding uncharacterized protein (EggNog:ENOG41), which encodes MKFDYKLFKGVSVQLKDLSNHEDKAQKMAQLPAVKNMWPVTLIQAPNPKVEWVAGTNSLPSIQSRDVYPPPTDDGNFPPHKMVQIDKLRAKGYTGKGVKVAVIDTGVSGNQSIFCSWLFARHKANEMLD
- a CDS encoding uncharacterized protein (SECRETED:SignalP(1-20)), translated to MWNTQSFFFFILLYNSTTKAIPHNYIYSQWPRRKDELHTPPFTAETAQIKVKAAQDGWNTRNPDGVKMAYTPDSIWRNRGTFLQGRDEIQKFLADKWKRENGYRLRKELFAFTDNKIAVQFWYEWYDEAGQWWRTYGLEDWTFAENGLMRKRQMSGNDVKIREEERWFKDGVDVNTVDISEKHW
- a CDS encoding uncharacterized protein (EggNog:ENOG41), which gives rise to MPIGHVLIRVAKADFAPTVQFYTSALKTLGLNVLPGFPEGMVGFGTAGPEFVLLSSDKPGYAHVAFQAADTKAVDAFHSASLSAGAKDNGAPGIRAGIHPQYYAAFIHDPVGNNIEAGTLTSA
- a CDS encoding uncharacterized protein (EggNog:ENOG41), whose protein sequence is MPDLVFITATNRLIPDDKQARKLIRKQAMSKPAHARRKRGGYGQHNLIQYPVGIINEKESEERYYAAWEAIRAIVPSLPSCSYERLRTRYNFDLLDLSQLTSFHISYATASSLASKPDMLSDVLGRRHWSYLNYLPGRIGQNGALDKAAVCVAARAQQWLASPSEPVSGSILKLYSEALADLQAELQCPDACLGPDVLCATELLGIYELLKMSTEDAWNYHSSGAAALIKLRGPERCQSDFEKALLLSHVGQIFHDALNVNQSCFLSDGPWQAVLRAIPTNDNLFNDRSEPIVALLTNVCHVPEYFHKTTQIICVTRDDIPDYWFDDVTSNLHRLRLACLQWQEEYFGSAAAGCPNMVIDTDRQHEALGFSFAVSIVINRLLFSLDPIANAYCEETAQKFASKILQIKKMSLSNESQAELFMAIKLSVARTAQATATKWNDWCKNAQLEPSTRSPLLPKEVFTDWCRRMNWETP